CCTGTCGACCGGCATCAATCCGGTCGGCTATCCGGTGCCGCCGGTCCCGGCCGACGCATGGCGCCGGCTGCCCGATGACGGCGATACGCTCGCCGCATGCGCTGCCCGCTACTATCACGCGCCCGATGCCGCGCATGTGCTGCCCGTTGCCGGCAGCCAGGCCGCGATTCGCGCATTGCCCGCGCTGCTGCCGAAGGGCGACGCCGGTGTCGCAGCGCTCGCATATGGCGAATACGCGCCTGCGTTCGCACGTCACGGCCATCGCGTCGTCCCGCTCGACATCGACGCGGACGTGCTGCCCGCGTCGCTGCGCCACATCATCATCGGGAACCCGAATAATCCGACTGCCGAATTCGTTCCGGCCGAGCGGCTGCTCGGCTGGCATGCGCAGCTGTCGGCACGCGGCGGCACGCTGATCGTCGACGAGGCATTCGCGGATACGGGCGCCACGCCATCGCTCGCGCAGTTCACCGATCGTCCGGGCCTCGTCGTGCTGCGCTCGGTCGGCAAGTTCTTCGGACTCGCCGGCATTCGAGCCGGCTTCGCGCTCGCCCGTCCGGAGCTGGTCGTCGCGCTGCGCGACATGCTCGGCGCATGGACCGTCAGCGGCCCTGCACGTCACGCAGTCGCCGCCGCGTTCGCCGACCGCACATGGCAGAGCGCCGCGCGCGCGCGGCTCGCGGCCGATGGCGAACGTCTCGCCGCGCTGCTGCGCGCGCACGGCTTCGCGGTGCACGCGACGCCGCTGTTCAGCTGGACCGACGATCCGCGCGCCGCCGCACTGCACGCGGCGCTCGCCGCACGCGGAATCTGGACGCGGCATTTCGCGCAACCGTCGAGCGTGCGCATCGGCCTGCCGGGCAACGAAGCCGAATGGCGGCGCGTCGCCGA
The sequence above is a segment of the Burkholderia diffusa genome. Coding sequences within it:
- the cobD gene encoding threonine-phosphate decarboxylase CobD encodes the protein MSDARITHGGNLHEAARRHGIPYDAWLDLSTGINPVGYPVPPVPADAWRRLPDDGDTLAACAARYYHAPDAAHVLPVAGSQAAIRALPALLPKGDAGVAALAYGEYAPAFARHGHRVVPLDIDADVLPASLRHIIIGNPNNPTAEFVPAERLLGWHAQLSARGGTLIVDEAFADTGATPSLAQFTDRPGLVVLRSVGKFFGLAGIRAGFALARPELVVALRDMLGAWTVSGPARHAVAAAFADRTWQSAARARLAADGERLAALLRAHGFAVHATPLFSWTDDPRAAALHAALAARGIWTRHFAQPSSVRIGLPGNEAEWRRVADALSQCVPALPPASA